In Ailuropoda melanoleuca isolate Jingjing chromosome 7, ASM200744v2, whole genome shotgun sequence, one genomic interval encodes:
- the FOXE1 gene encoding LOW QUALITY PROTEIN: forkhead box protein E1 (The sequence of the model RefSeq protein was modified relative to this genomic sequence to represent the inferred CDS: inserted 2 bases in 1 codon), translating to MTAESRPPPPQTEALAAVKEERGEPGTGVPAEAAGRGAGGRRRKRPLQRGKPPYSYIALIAMAIAHAPERRLTLGGIYKFITERFPFYRDNPKKWQNSIRHNLTLNDCFLXIPREAGRPGKGNYWALDPNAEDMFESGSFLRRRKRFKRSDLSTYPAYMHDAAAAAAAAAAAAAAAAIFPGAVPAARAPYPGAVYAGYAPPSLAAPPPVYYPAASPGPCRVFGLVPERPLSPELGPSPSGPAGSCAFASAGASAASTGYQPAGCAGARPANPSAYAAAYAGPDGAYPQGAGSALFAAAGRLAGPASPSAGGSSGGVETAVDFYGRTSPGQFGALGPCYNPGGQLGGGSGGAYHARHATAYPGGVDRYVSAM from the exons ATGACGGCTGAGagccggccgccgccgccgcagacGGAGGCGCTGGCGGCCGTGAAGGAGGAGCGCGGTGAGCCTGGGACCGGGGTCCCAGCGGAGGCGGCGGGTCGCGGCGCGGGCGGGCGTCGGCGGAAGCGCCCCCTGCAGCGCGGAAAGCCACCCTACAGCTACATTGCGCTCATTGCCATGGCTATCGCGCACGCGCCGGAGCGCCGCCTCACGCTGGGAGGCATCTACAAGTTCATTACCGAGCGTTTCCCCTTCTACCGCGACAACCCCAAGAAGTGGCAGAACAGCATCCGCCACAACCTGACGCTCAACGACTGCTTCCT AATCCCGCGCGAGGCGGGCCGCCCAGGCAAGGGCAACTACTGGGCCCTGGACCCCAACGCCGAGGACATGTTCGAGAGCGGCAGCTTCCTGCGTCGCCGCAAGCGCTTCAAGCGCTCGGACCTCTCCACTTACCCAGCCTACATGCAcgacgccgccgccgccgccgccgccgctgccgctgccgccgctgccgccgccatCTTCCCGGGCGCGGTGCCCGCTGCCCGCGCGCCTTACCCGGGCGCCGTCTACGCAGGCTATGCCCCGCCGTCGCTCGCCGCGCCGCCTCCAGTCTACTACCCCGCTGCCTCTCCAGGACCGTGCCGCGTCTTCGGCCTGGTGCCTGAGCGGCCGCTCAGTCCTGAACTAGGTCCCTCGCCGTCGGGGCCCGCGGGTTCCTGCGCCTTTGCCTCCGCAGGCGCTTCCGCCGCCTCCACCGGCTACCAGCCTGCCGGCTGCGCTGGGGCGCGACCCGCCAACCCCTCTGCCTATGCGGCCGCCTACGCGGGCCCGGATGGCGCGTACCCTCAAGGGGCAGGCAGTGCCCTCTTCGCAGCGGCTGGCCGGCTGGCGGGGCCCGCCTCGCCTTCTGCGGGTGGCAGCAGTGGTGGCGTCGAAACCGCAGTGGACTTCTACGGGCGCACATCGCCCGGCCAGTTCGGAGCGCTGGGGCCCTGCTATAATCCTGGTGGGCAGCTCGGAGGGGGCAGTGGAGGCGCCTACCATGCTCGCCATGCGACTGCCTATCCTGGCGGCGTGGATCGATATGTGTCCGCCATGTGA